CCAATTGGCGGACATCTGATGAGCCGTGCGGCATATATATCAGGTGTAAAACCCACAAAACTAACTGTTGGTGATGATCTGGCAGAAGTTATCAAACAAGCTAAACTAAAGAATCCCCCTACTCATCAGAAAGAGGATGACTCTTTGAACGAGTGAGTAATGCCCCCCTTATTTTAGATAAGAGGGGCTTTTTTTTGCGTAATAATGGTTTTGTTTGGTATGGGGTGGGTTGTGCTCGGGATGCGTTGGGTTATGATCGGCATGCGCTGGGTTATGACCGCCATGCGCTGGGTTATGCTCGGCATGCGGTGCGTTATGCTCGCCATGCGCTGCGTTATGCTCGCCATGCGCTGCGTTATGCTCGCCATGCGCTGCTTTATGCTCGCCATGCGCTGCGTTATGCTCGCCATGCGCTGCTTTATGATCGCCACGCACTAGTTTATGACCGCCTTAAGGTATTTCAACCTATTCAATAAACATTGAGTAGGTTCGGTTTCGATTAGCACCTTCTAGTCGTAAATTCATGCCCTGCAAGACACGAGTTGCGCTTTGGCGCTCAATATGCAAAAATGCACGGCAATCTTTATTTCTCATTTTTCCACCATATAAAAGAAACCAATCTCGGATTGCCTGTTTATGTGCGTCGGGGCTTGTCCTACCGCATGCCGTACAACGCCATCCTTTCATGTACTTCTGCATACCAAAAAAGTTGCAGGACGGACATGCGACACCAGTCAGGATCTTGCTCTTTATCTCAGGATAGGTTAGACAGATAGGCGACGGAATGTATTCTCGGTGGCTTTTGACAAGGTCATTTATCAGCATCGAGAACGCTTCATCATTCAATAGTGGGGGAGCTATCGGTAAATTCCGGATGAAGTTCGGTACCGCATTAGGGAAAAGAAATGGGGTTTTCGTATCAAACAGTTCAACACGCTGTTTGGAATACGCTAAAACAATTGCAGTATAAACAGGTAATGAAATATTTCGTGTGTGAAACCAATCTTGTAGCAAGGTACGAATGTTCTCGACTTGCGTAATGGGGCTATTGAATCCTTTCACTTCTCCATTATCGAGGACGCGGATTAATTGCGGTGGATTGCTAACTATTTTAAGCTCACCTGAAATATTCTTCACTTCAAATATGACCGCATATGCTGGGGTGACGAATAGCGTGTCGATTTGAAAAGGAGTACTTGATGTTAGCGATACATCATGCAACACACGATATTTCATTGGAAAAGAGTAATTTTCAAAAACCTTGTCCAATTGTTGCTCTCCACCAAAACCTGCTTTTCTCGAAGCATATGCAGTTTCCAAAATCGGCAATGTTCCATGCCCCTGTGGCAAACGTCTAATTGCAGCATAGAGCCCTTCTAATTTCAATGGCGCTTTTCTTGATTTTCTAATGAAATTTCCCATCCCCCTTTCATGTAAAACTGGAACGATCTACGAAAGTGTAACATATTTACACGAATAACTCTATGTTAATAACAGAATATTCCACACTAAGAGATTTGAATTTATTCCATGAACATATTACTAGGGTTAACCGTTGTGAAATAGGTTTATGATCGCCATGAGGTGCGTTATGATCGTCACGCGTACGGTTATGCTCGCTATGAGGTGTGTTATGACCGCCACGCGCAAGGTTATGATCGCCATGAATGACTTTATGACCGCCACACCCATTTTCCCCACTAAAAAATGCCTACCACCGAAAAATCGGGTGGCAGGCATTTTCTTCATTCTAGTATGGTCCGTAAAACCCGTATGGTTGATATTGGTATGGTTGGTATGGATACGGTGGGTATTGATAAACTGGGTATCCACCGTATCCGCCGCCATAACCTCCGCCGTATCCCGGGAACAATGCACTGCCTAATAAACTACCAGCAAATCCGCCAATAAAAGGTCCGCCAAAATCACCAAAACCGAAACCTCGACCGAAGCCGCCGCGTCCAAAACCGCCACCGTGACCTCGACCTCGACCAAATCCGCCACCGCCGTGAAAACCTCTAGTCATAATCATTCCCCTTTCCCACTTATCCTATTCAAATAAGGCTAAAGGGAAAGGGGCTATCGCCTATTGCGCTTCTATATCAGTATCGGCTAACCGTTCAACAAGAGTTGCCAGCGTTCGCACCATGACACCCGTTGCACCTTTCGGACCTAAATCATGTGCGGCAATTGAATCAGATGTCCCCGCGATATCCAGATGGATCCAAGGTGTGTCACCAACAAACTCTCCTACAAATCCACCGCCGAAGATCATATGTCCATCTCTACCTGGTGAATTATTCAAATCTGCTACTTCACTTTTACGGAGTCTTTTCTTATCATTTTCAGTCAATGGAAGTCTCCAAACGAATTCATCCGTTTCAATGGATGCCTGCATGAACTCTTCGAAGAATTCTTCATCATTCGTAAGTGCCCCTGTTTTATCCATACCAAGTGCGACGATGACGCCGCCTGTCAGTGTCGCGACGTCAATCAGACAGTCTGCACCAGCCTGCTTAGCGTATGTAACCGCATCTGCTAGAACAAGACGCCCTTCTGCATCTGTATTGAGCACCTCAATCGTTTTGCCACTCAGTGATGTGATAACATCATCTGGTTTGAAAGCATCTCCAGAAACCATATTGTCCGTTGATGCAATAACTGCGATGACATTTTTTGCTGGACGCAGCTCTCCTATAATTGTCATAGCTCCAAGAACAGCAGCTGCACCACCCATATCACCTTTCATACCAACCATTCCATCTTTTGGTTTCAATGAATAGCCGCCGGTATCATATGTAATTCCTTTGCCGACAAGGCCGATGACATTTTCCCATTTTTCAGTTGCAGCATATTTCATGACGATTAATTTAGGCTCTTCTACTGAACCTTTATTGACCGCAAGAATTGCACCCATACCGAGTTCTTCCATTTCTTTTTTACCAAGTATCTCGATTTCAAAATCATATTTCCCAGCAACTTCACGGGCATATTCAGCCATTTTAGTCGCTGTTAATATATTGGGTGGCATATTAACAAGATTTCGTGCTTCATTAACCGCGTATGCATGTACCTTCCCTACCTCAAAGGCCGCTTTCAACTCGTCTTCATCAAATGAAGATAAGAATGACAGTGTTTCAAGTACAACATCGCGTTCGTTTGAATCCGTACGGTATCCTTCAAACTTGTACATGCCGAGCCCAATACCTTCCGTTGCCGCAAAAACAACATCTTCACACGTCAACTTGTCATTCGTGAATGGAGCCGTCCAAATGGCAGCAGAAGCTACTTTCACATTTGCAAGCTCTTTTCCGACCGCTGCAAATACCTGACGCAAACGATCCTCCGTCAATTCTTTATGCAAGCCAAGTCCGATGAAGATTACACGTTTGTAACCTCCAACTTCTACTGAAGGCATTTTGACTATTTTTTTGAATTGTGTTTTAATATCACCAGATTTAACCCATTCTGGTATACGGGAGCTAAAAGAACTGACGAAACCGTCCCAACCTGTTATATTTTCCGGATGTTCGGGTACACCAATTATAAGTACATCTGTTTCTACAGTTTCAAAATCCGGTTTCATAATTTTCGTTTTCATTTGACAACCTCCAATTTTCTCTACATTATCTAGTATAGCCTAAATTTTCAGCCGTTTGTAGCAATTCATTCGGTATCCGTACTACCTTGTTTTTTTGTAGCACATCGTTATGGTATACTGAATATAAATTTTCGTACTTTATAGAGGAGTCGAACTAAATGGCCTTATTACAAAATACCCCGCTCGTTGCGGCATTATTCGGTATATTATTTGCACAATTCGTCAAAATTCCGATTCATTATTTCTTGGTAGGTAAACTTGACTGGAAACTAATGACTTCAACAGGTGGAATGCCCAGCTCACATTCAGCTGCAGTTACATCTTTGACGACTGCAATTGCTTACGAAGAAGGATTAGGATCACCTATGTTTGCAGTTTCTGCCATCTTTGCCGTCATTGTCATGTTTGATGCAACGGGAATTCGTTATCAGGCAGGGCAACAAGCACTGATTATCAATCAAATGCGAGTAGACTTCCAGACGTTCGTTCAAGAAGCAAAAGGTTGGCAGCAGAAAGATGGTCAGCAAAAAATTCTAGAGTTAAAAACGTTGCTAGGTCACAAACCAAGCGAAGTGTTTGCAGGTGCTGTAACTGGTATCCTTATCTCTGTTATTATCTACACATTCATCATCTAACTATAAGAAAACGGTTGCGCCTGGACACTTTTCCTGGTTGAAAAAACGTATAATTTCTTAATCTATTGAAAAAAGGGCGTGCTCAAGCAAATTGCTTGAACATACCCTTTTTTTCGTTGTCTAGGCTTCAGGTGCCAGCCCCTGGGCCCACACGAAGTGGGTCATGCAGTCGGCGCGACAGGACGTCGCGAACTTAGACTGCCTTCCTTTAGCTTCAATCTTGCTGAAAAGGCAAAGGTCGCCTTTATCTTCAAGCCTTTCAGCGCTTGTCGGGGCTAAACGGCACCTTACGCTTTTCTTAAAACATTTGATAACCTTGTTTTCTGAGTAACTTAATAACAAAACCTGAAATTATCGCTCCGATAAGTCCGCTTGCTAAAATAAGTACGTCTGCCGTATGGAGTGCCATGATCTTGTCACCAAGAAGTTGGAACGCGTGTGCCGGTTTCGTGACGTATTCATATACACTTACTTCATCAATAATTAGTATGACGACAATTGGATAAATGATAGCCATCAACCATGTCATACGGAGAAGCATATTTAATAGGAATCCTATACCAAAAAACATAACTATGAAAATCATTACAGATAAAACGACGTGCGTTATTGAAATGGTCCCCAATGTAACTACCTCCATTTTCCACTCATTATTTTACATGAACCTATGAACGCTTTCAACATTACACGACTCGTTCAATAATTTGTCGAATTTAAATTTATCGTTA
This region of Sporosarcina sp. ANT_H38 genomic DNA includes:
- a CDS encoding nuclease-related domain-containing protein — its product is MGNFIRKSRKAPLKLEGLYAAIRRLPQGHGTLPILETAYASRKAGFGGEQQLDKVFENYSFPMKYRVLHDVSLTSSTPFQIDTLFVTPAYAVIFEVKNISGELKIVSNPPQLIRVLDNGEVKGFNSPITQVENIRTLLQDWFHTRNISLPVYTAIVLAYSKQRVELFDTKTPFLFPNAVPNFIRNLPIAPPLLNDEAFSMLINDLVKSHREYIPSPICLTYPEIKSKILTGVACPSCNFFGMQKYMKGWRCTACGRTSPDAHKQAIRDWFLLYGGKMRNKDCRAFLHIERQSATRVLQGMNLRLEGANRNRTYSMFIE
- a CDS encoding leucyl aminopeptidase, with the translated sequence MKTKIMKPDFETVETDVLIIGVPEHPENITGWDGFVSSFSSRIPEWVKSGDIKTQFKKIVKMPSVEVGGYKRVIFIGLGLHKELTEDRLRQVFAAVGKELANVKVASAAIWTAPFTNDKLTCEDVVFAATEGIGLGMYKFEGYRTDSNERDVVLETLSFLSSFDEDELKAAFEVGKVHAYAVNEARNLVNMPPNILTATKMAEYAREVAGKYDFEIEILGKKEMEELGMGAILAVNKGSVEEPKLIVMKYAATEKWENVIGLVGKGITYDTGGYSLKPKDGMVGMKGDMGGAAAVLGAMTIIGELRPAKNVIAVIASTDNMVSGDAFKPDDVITSLSGKTIEVLNTDAEGRLVLADAVTYAKQAGADCLIDVATLTGGVIVALGMDKTGALTNDEEFFEEFMQASIETDEFVWRLPLTENDKKRLRKSEVADLNNSPGRDGHMIFGGGFVGEFVGDTPWIHLDIAGTSDSIAAHDLGPKGATGVMVRTLATLVERLADTDIEAQ
- a CDS encoding divergent PAP2 family protein — translated: MALLQNTPLVAALFGILFAQFVKIPIHYFLVGKLDWKLMTSTGGMPSSHSAAVTSLTTAIAYEEGLGSPMFAVSAIFAVIVMFDATGIRYQAGQQALIINQMRVDFQTFVQEAKGWQQKDGQQKILELKTLLGHKPSEVFAGAVTGILISVIIYTFII
- a CDS encoding YuiB family protein gives rise to the protein MGTISITHVVLSVMIFIVMFFGIGFLLNMLLRMTWLMAIIYPIVVILIIDEVSVYEYVTKPAHAFQLLGDKIMALHTADVLILASGLIGAIISGFVIKLLRKQGYQMF